One window of the Oncorhynchus gorbuscha isolate QuinsamMale2020 ecotype Even-year linkage group LG17, OgorEven_v1.0, whole genome shotgun sequence genome contains the following:
- the LOC124001750 gene encoding zinc finger protein 770-like has translation MHQCSVCQKGFPSGSKLQRHYLIHTGQKPFICLVCGKAFRQSVHLKKHSETHTGNYRNWSPPTESLLHPISVPTNLDPSLRKSGHYLTTDTPLLPTVSFQRDGPMQRTLLEMYTTATEIKPQPELIPPADNGCFISQQNTLPSGNGFTNVIVQDNMIGSDGMENGVWQTDNVHTCTVCLMCFSSSHQLQRHLPIHSHPKPFECSICGKTFRLRVHLKMHSQIHERKPTGFQTIPMLGSQQSSSRGRMRVNHECPTCSKTFCSPSKLKRHFLTHTGQKPFSCEDCGKTFRQVSHLKTHLYASHNISNFQSGRTKQKQIDARNKNKEMELQCEISVRAPQHLDKLETKSPLPVKVELNTSGTSHFQCSICSKTFSSSIRRRQHYMMHKEVRPFQCRACGRAFRLSTHLKRHQFSHKTVHESQNTSQVDDHRDAVSKTGHAYQNSDKGTTTPETNDSKVFELDIIVKPEHWKLNFKVDKDFSVSTLQDSTATSYLETPVSGQTNSQCKKISQKTKNRPLNHQCLACLKSFPSPSKLQRHMLTHTGQRPFGCYTCGKRFRQPTHLRIHSRTHLWSRNGKQRYAQRSRPPSRRMTEYRGYPVGLQFQEKLPEKLNFDRNFHLNSPTESQSGQGSAFTCGYNECNSKVQFQCSTSSLSKLRLPLQMPPETTLNQCGHLQLTNQAKPSAGKVHNDPFLSIGPELALKGADATPVGNTSHTQHQCLLCFKYFPCASKLQRHNLVHTGLRAFRCLACGKTFRQATHLKVHEGTHKWRPFRPASRQGNRMKVRRPQQHPYSKVCAQVPVASSMRTTELLHLNGVNDWRPFQDNFEDTCNIQAEAQQDNNIVKTSKQSIQNYLQKRNNSRPINKVICVKRKAHLCTICQKGFDTPSKLSRHFLIHTGIRPFKCSFCTKTFRQPCHLRSHEQRTHEINTCSDVQENSRFGDHGTLASAQGKTLRDMPQSYKDSSDHCSVTDEGLEHSSQTRDPGFVAKQDIPDDSMESGSRQSEDYCHSHFLSPSELATHLNVHVQSNEITGQTSLQQDMGGTWMFQPIES, from the coding sequence ATGCATCAGTGCTCCGTTTGTCAGAAGGGTTTCCCGAGTGGCTCTAAACTCCAGAGACACTAtctcatacacacaggccagaagCCATTTATCTGTTTGGTTTGTGGAAAAGCCTTTAGACAATCTGTACATTTAAAGAAGCACTCTGAGACTCACACAGGGAATTACCGCAATTGGAGTCCACCCACAGAGAGTTTGCTACATCCCATATCAGTACCTACAAACCTTGATCCATCTCTTAGGAAATCAGGACATTATTTGACTACCGATACCCCACTGTTGCCTACAGTGTCTTTTCAAAGAGATGGGCCCATGCAGAGGACATTACTAGAGATGTACACTACAGCCACAGAGATCAAACCGCAACCTGAACTAATCCCACCTGCTGATAATGGTTGCTTTATCAGCCAACAAAACACTCTGCCAAGTGGAAATGGCTTCACAAATGTAATAGTGCAAGATAACATGATCGGCTCTGATGGAATGGAGAACGGTGTGTGGCAAACAGACAATGTCCACACATGTACAGTCTGCCTAATGTGTTTTAGTTCGTCTCACCAGCTTCAGAGGCACTTACCAATTCACAGTCATCCAAAACCATTTGAGTGTAGCATTTGTGGGAAGACCTTCAGACTAAGGGTGCATTTGAAAATGCACTCTCAAATACATGAACGTAAACCTACTGGGTTTCAGACTATCCCCATGCTAGGGTCTCAGCAGAGCTCTTCCAGAGGTAGAATGAGGGTGAACCACGAATGTCCAACTTGTTCAAAAACCTTCTGTTCTCCATCCAAACTAAAGCGTCATTTTCTTACGCACACTGGCCAGAAGCCCTTTTCCTGTGAGGACTGCGGGAAAACATTCAGGCAGGTGTCACACCTGAAAACACACCTATATGCCTCACATAATATATCAAATTTCCAAAGTGGGCGtaccaaacaaaaacaaatagATGCTAGAAACAAAAATAAAGAGATGGAGCTACAGTGTGAAATAAGTGTCCGTGCTCCACAGCACCTGGACAAGTTGGAAACAAAGTCTCCTCTTCCTGTCAAAGTGGAGCTGAATACCAGTGGTACCAGTCACTTTCAGTGTAGCATTTGCTCGAAGACATTCAGCAGTTCAATTAGACGCAGGCAGCATTACATGATGCATAAAGAAGTAAGACCCTTTCAGTGCCGTGCCTGTGGCAGAGCCTTCCGTCTTTCAACCCATTTAAAGAGGCACCAATTCAGCCATAAGACCGTACATGAATCTCAGAACACAAGTCAGGTGGATGATCACAGGGATGCTGTGTCGAAGACAGGACATGCATACCAGAATTCAGACAAAGGGACTACTACTCCAGAGACTAATGATTCGAAGGTATTTGAGCTTGATATTATTGTTAAACCAGAGCACTGGAAGCTGAATTTCAAAGTTGATAAAGACTTTTCAGTTTCCACTCTGCAGGACTCAACTGCAACATCTTACCTGGAGACACCGGTATCTGGTCAAACCAACAGCCAATGTAAGAAGATCAGCCAGAAAACAAAGAATCGGCCACTGAACCATCAATGTCTCGCATGCCTTAAAAGTTTCCCATCTCCATCCAAACTGCAGAGGCATATGTTGACCCATACTGGTCAGAGACCGTTTGGGTGCTACACATGTGGGAAGAGGTTTCGCCAGCCAACACATTTAAGGATCCACTCCCGCACTCATCTGTGGTCCAGAAATGGCAAGCAAAGATATGCTCAGCGTTCGAGACCTCCATCACGTCGAATGACTGAATACAGAGGGTATCCAGTGGGTCTCCAATTTCAGGAAAAGCTTCCTGAAAAGCTTAATTTTGATAGGAACTTTCACCTCAACTCCCCTACAGAGAGTCAGTCAGGTCAAGGCAGTGCTTTTACATGTGGATACAATGAATGCAATAGTAAAGTGCAGTTTCAGTGTTCAACATCCTCTCTATCCAAGCTTCGGCTCCCTCTCCAAATGCCACCAGAAACGACACTGAATCAATGTGGCCACTTACAATTGACAAATCAGGCAAAACCTTCCGCAGGAAAAGTTCACAATGACCCTTTCCTGAGTATAGGTCCTGAATTGGCTTTAAAAGGTGCCGATGCCACCCCTGTGGGGAATACAAGCCATACCCAACACCAGTGTTTGCTATGTTTCAAATATTTCCCATGTGCCTCTAAACTACAAAGACACAACCTTGTACACACTGGCTTGAGAGCTTTCCGATGCCTGGCATGTGGAAAAACGTTCAGACAGGCCACACACCTGAAAGTCCACGAGGGAACTCACAAGTGGAGACCCTTCAGACCTGCCTCTCGACAGGGAAACCGAATGAAAGTAAGAAGGCCGCAACAACATCCATACTCTAAAGTCTGTGCTCAAGTTCCCGTGGCGAGTTCTATGAGAACAACAGAGCTGTTACATTTGAATGGTGTGAATGACTGGAGACCATTCCAGGACAATTTTGAGGATACTTGTAATATTCAAGCAGAGgcacaacaggacaacaacataGTCAAGACTTCTAAACAATCCATACAAAACTATTTGCAGAAGCGCAACAACTCCAGGCCTATAAACAAAGTGATCTGTGTTAAAAGAAAAGCACACCTGTGCACAATTTGCCAGAAGGGCTTTGACACTCCAAGCAAACTATCCAGACACTTTCTCATACACACTGGGATAAGACCATTCAAATGCAGTTTCTGCACTAAAACTTTCAGACAGCCTTGCCACTTGAGAAGCCATGAACAACGAACACATGAGATTAATACATGTAGTGATGTCCAGGAAAACAGCAGGTTTGGGGACCATGGAACTCTTGCCTCTGCTCAAGGAAAGACACTGAGAGACATGCCACAGTCCTACAAAGACAGCTCTGATCACTGCTCAGTCACTGATGAGGGTTTAGAACATTCTTCACAGACAAGAGACCCAGGCTTTGTGGCAAAACAAGACATACCAGATGATAGTATGGAATCTGGGAGTAGACAAAGTGAAGACTATTGTCACAGTCACTTCTTGTCCCCATCTGAGCTTGCTACTCATCTAAATGTTCATGTCCAAAGCAATGAGATTACAGGTCAGACATCATTGCAACAGGATATGGGGGGGACATGGATGTTCCAACCAATCGAGTCATAG